CCACCCAGCCCCGTATTGATGCCATACGCACGCTCACCACTGCGCACAATGCGCTGCACGATGGCCTGCGCATTGTCGATCCGGGCCCGGGCCTGATCCGACAACGTCAACAGTGCACCATGCCGGGCGACAGCCACGACGTCCTTCCACCCCATGCGGGTGTTGTCTATAACCACTGCTTCAATCTGCACGCTGTTCACATTTGACCTCAACCTGTCTAACCCTAAACCGTGACGGCACGGCGCTGAACAAAGCGATCCACGTAATCGTCAGCCGGCGAGTGAAGAATGTCCTTGGGCGTGCCCACCTGAATCAACCGGCCATCCTTGAGGATCGCAATCCGGTTGCCGATGCGCACCGCTTCATCCAGGTCATGGGTAATGAAGACAATGGTTTTATGCAGGGTCTTTTGCAGCTCAAGCAATTGATCCTGCATCTCGGCGCGGATCAACGGATCCAGGGCGCTGAAGGCCTCATCCATCAGGATGATGTCGGTGTCGCTGGCCAAGGCCCGCGCCAGACCCACGCGCTGGCGCATGCCGCCGGACAGCTGGTGCGGGTATTTGTTTTCGTAGCCTTTGAGACCCACGGTATTGATCCAGTGCATGGCGCGCTCGGCGCACAGGGCTTTGCTTTCGCCACGCACTTTCAGGCCATAGGCCACGTTGTCGATCACAGTTCTGTGGGGCAACAGGCCAAAGCTCTGGAACACCATGCTGATCTTGTGCCGACGGAATTGGCGCAAGGCTTCCATGTCGTATTGCAGGATGTCTTCACCGTCCACCAGGATCGCACCGCTGGTGGGATCGATCAGGCGATTGAAGTGGCGTACCAGCGTCGATTTCCCCGACCCGGACAAGCCCATGATGACGAAGATCTCACCGGTGCCGATGCTCAATGACAAGTCATTGACCCCGACGACGCAGCCGGTCTGGGACAAGACCTGATCCTTGGTTTTCTCTTGCTGGATCATGGCCAGCGCTTCCTTGGCACGGCTGCCAAAGATCTTGAACACGTTTTTCACTTCAATTTTAGGGGGCATGCTCATTTGCTCACCTCGTGCCGTGGGCGGCCATAGGCCTGCGTGATGCGGTCGATAACCACTGCCAGAATCACAATCGCCAGACCGGCTTCAAGCCCGCGACCGACGTTCAGCGTCTGGATCCCCACCAGTACGTCCTCACCCAGACCCCGCGCACCAATCATCGAGGCGATCACCACCATCGACAGCGCCATCATGGTGGTTTGGTTGATCCCTGCCATGATGCTCGGCATCGCCAGCGGCAACTGCACACCAAACAGCTGTTGCCAGCGGTTGGCACCAAAGGCGTTGATGGCTTCCATCACTTCGGCGTTAACCTGGCGAATGCCCAGATCGGTCAAGCGAATCAGCGGTGGCGCAGAGTAGATAACCGTGGCGAAGATCGCCGGGACTTTGCCCAGGCCAAACAGCATCAGCACCGGAATCAGGTACACGAAGCTGGGCATGGTTTGCATGATGTCGAGCATCGGCATCAATACGGCGCGCAAGCGATCGCTGCGGGCCGCGAGAATCCCCAGCGGGATGCCGATCAACACCGAAATCACCGTGGCGACCATCATCAAGGCCAGCGTTTGCATCAGCTTGTCCCACAAGCCAACAGCCCCCACCAGGAACAACAAGCCGACGATAACGGCCGTGGTCACCAGCTTGCGGGTAGCGTGCCAGGTGACACCTGCAACGATCGCCAGCACCAGCCACCAGGGAGCCATGCGCAGCACGGTCTCAAGATTGACGATGGCCCACAGCATGGTGTCGGAAATATGCCGGAAGATATCGCCATAGTTGGTCACCAGGGCGTCGACCCAACTGTTGACCCAGTCGGCAATTGAAAATGTAAAACGGTCGGGAAACATAAGAACTCTCGATCAAATGAAAGGAACGTACGCGACAGACAGAACGTCCGTGTTCAGAGTGCAGCCTCAATTTTCTTCGCGGCAGCTTCGTCTACCCATGCGTGCCAGACCTCTGGATGCTCCTTGAGGAACAACACGGCCAGTTGCGGCGACTTGATATTTTCATGGGTCATGCGGGCCAGGTTTTGATTGAGCAGATCGATCGGCAAGTTGACCTTTTCCAGGACGCTGATCAGCTCTGGCGCTTGCTCGTTGAAGACGCTCGACACGCCCACTTTGATCGTCAGGCTCTTGTCGACACCGGGCTTTTCTTCCAGTT
This genomic stretch from Pseudomonas deceptionensis harbors:
- a CDS encoding quaternary amine ABC transporter ATP-binding protein, which gives rise to MSMPPKIEVKNVFKIFGSRAKEALAMIQQEKTKDQVLSQTGCVVGVNDLSLSIGTGEIFVIMGLSGSGKSTLVRHFNRLIDPTSGAILVDGEDILQYDMEALRQFRRHKISMVFQSFGLLPHRTVIDNVAYGLKVRGESKALCAERAMHWINTVGLKGYENKYPHQLSGGMRQRVGLARALASDTDIILMDEAFSALDPLIRAEMQDQLLELQKTLHKTIVFITHDLDEAVRIGNRIAILKDGRLIQVGTPKDILHSPADDYVDRFVQRRAVTV
- a CDS encoding ABC transporter permease; this encodes MFPDRFTFSIADWVNSWVDALVTNYGDIFRHISDTMLWAIVNLETVLRMAPWWLVLAIVAGVTWHATRKLVTTAVIVGLLFLVGAVGLWDKLMQTLALMMVATVISVLIGIPLGILAARSDRLRAVLMPMLDIMQTMPSFVYLIPVLMLFGLGKVPAIFATVIYSAPPLIRLTDLGIRQVNAEVMEAINAFGANRWQQLFGVQLPLAMPSIMAGINQTTMMALSMVVIASMIGARGLGEDVLVGIQTLNVGRGLEAGLAIVILAVVIDRITQAYGRPRHEVSK